A segment of the Ammospiza caudacuta isolate bAmmCau1 chromosome 2, bAmmCau1.pri, whole genome shotgun sequence genome:
CGCCCCGGGATGCTGCCCTGCCGCCCGGCGACCCCGGCGCCTACTTCTCCCGCAGGGACATGTACAGCCACTACATGCTGCTCAAGTCCATCCGCAACGACATCGAGTGGGGCGTGGTGCAGCCGCCGGCGGGCGAGGAGGCCGCCCGCAAGAAGGACAAGCTGGGCGGCGGGCCCGCCGAGGAGGGCGAGGGGGAGGAGGACCTGGAGCAGCAGTTCCATTACCACCTCAGCGGACTGCACTCGGTGCTCTCCAAGCTCA
Coding sequences within it:
- the MID1IP1 gene encoding mid1-interacting protein 1 — translated: MMQICDSYSQKYSLFNAMNRFIGAVNNMDQTVMVPSLLRDVPLLLEELDAAGAVCPPRDAALPPGDPGAYFSRRDMYSHYMLLKSIRNDIEWGVVQPPAGEEAARKKDKLGGGPAEEGEGEEDLEQQFHYHLSGLHSVLSKLTRKANVLTNRYKQEIGVSNWGH